One genomic window of Prochlorococcus sp. MIT 0801 includes the following:
- a CDS encoding YlqD family protein: MDSISIKRSITVRAVVTPSWKEEAERELSNAISAIDQQLGELEKEGQQIVDGIRRQSSNPLDPRVQEQVAQVQNQVASKRSEFEEQKRNLLSQQSQVRELEMEQIVEQGQIDSFCDLKVGDNLVSKMGVSILVRDGVVEAIDQD; this comes from the coding sequence GTGGACTCAATTTCTATAAAACGTTCTATAACTGTCAGAGCAGTTGTAACACCTTCATGGAAAGAGGAGGCTGAGCGTGAATTAAGTAATGCAATATCAGCAATAGATCAGCAACTTGGTGAATTAGAAAAAGAAGGACAACAAATTGTTGATGGTATTAGACGTCAGAGCTCTAATCCTCTTGATCCAAGAGTTCAAGAGCAAGTCGCTCAAGTTCAGAACCAAGTTGCTTCGAAGAGATCAGAATTTGAAGAACAAAAAAGAAATCTTCTGTCTCAGCAATCTCAAGTTCGTGAGTTGGAGATGGAACAAATCGTTGAGCAAGGACAAATTGACAGCTTTTGTGATTTAAAAGTTGGTGATAACTTAGTCAGTAAAATGGGTGTGAGTATTTTAGTCAGAGATGGCGTAGTAGAGGCAATTGATCAAGATTGA
- the queA gene encoding tRNA preQ1(34) S-adenosylmethionine ribosyltransferase-isomerase QueA codes for MLDQKDNLLSSYSYDLPNDLIAQSPTKSRHDAKLMIVKDGLDDSLNLVHAKVWDIKDILKTGDLLVVNNTRVVKARLKIRLSGGGTGELLLMEPRGDGRWLCLGRPARRMRGGDQLWLDTSPDNSLILKVIDKDERTGGRIIQFSNEFTSWTEMETLLDLCGEVPLPPYIDKDKSSGHEESYQTRFASKPGAIAAPTAGLHLSDELIENLKTRGIKIAQITLHVGLGTFRPLEKEDLSQLHLHSEWIEVTEETIKAITNCKEDGGKVFAVGTTSVRALEATYLSGRGTLEPYEGKVDLVIKPGFKFSVIDGLLTNFHLPKSSLLLLVSALIGRKRMLKLYKHAIYNKYRFFSYGDAMLITPESVI; via the coding sequence GTGTTAGATCAAAAAGATAATCTTTTAAGCTCATATAGCTATGATTTACCAAATGACTTAATTGCTCAATCACCTACCAAGAGTAGGCATGATGCTAAATTGATGATTGTTAAAGATGGCCTCGATGATTCTTTAAACCTTGTGCATGCAAAGGTATGGGACATAAAGGATATCTTGAAGACGGGTGATCTTTTAGTTGTTAATAATACGCGAGTTGTTAAAGCAAGATTGAAAATTCGTTTGTCAGGAGGAGGGACAGGTGAATTATTGCTAATGGAACCGAGGGGTGACGGCCGATGGCTTTGTCTTGGTCGTCCTGCTAGGCGTATGAGAGGAGGTGATCAATTGTGGTTGGATACGTCACCAGATAATTCTTTAATCTTGAAAGTTATTGATAAGGATGAGAGAACAGGCGGAAGAATTATTCAATTTTCAAATGAGTTTACTAGTTGGACGGAAATGGAAACTTTACTTGATTTATGTGGAGAAGTCCCATTGCCTCCATATATAGATAAGGACAAATCTAGTGGTCATGAGGAAAGCTATCAGACTAGATTTGCTTCGAAACCAGGAGCCATAGCTGCTCCCACAGCGGGCTTACATTTAAGTGATGAACTTATAGAAAATTTAAAAACGAGAGGTATTAAAATTGCTCAAATTACTTTGCATGTCGGCTTAGGAACTTTTAGACCATTAGAAAAAGAAGATTTATCTCAGTTGCATTTACATAGTGAGTGGATAGAGGTTACTGAAGAGACCATCAAAGCGATAACTAATTGTAAGGAGGATGGGGGAAAAGTCTTTGCTGTTGGCACTACAAGTGTGAGAGCCCTTGAGGCTACTTACCTTTCAGGAAGAGGAACTTTGGAGCCGTATGAAGGTAAAGTGGATTTGGTAATTAAACCAGGATTTAAATTTTCCGTCATTGATGGATTGCTCACTAATTTCCACCTACCTAAAAGTTCTCTATTACTTTTAGTTAGCGCTCTAATTGGTCGAAAACGTATGTTGAAACTTTATAAGCATGCTATTTATAATAAATATCGATTTTTCTCTTATGGAGATGCGATGTTGATAACACCGGAGTCAGTTATATAA
- a CDS encoding AMP-binding protein — MTKTNSKKNIFSSEDALAFWIPNRKEEQAINRRSHLNKITQVDEIWELLKVQLGEVLAVDSPNTFHPESFTYEELAENISMAASAFSQVGVEPDEVVALFAENSPRWLIADQGLMRIGATDSVRGATAPSSELRYILEDSNAVGLIVQNSDVWGRLSLNDDQINNLKFVLQLEGKACEGVFEWETFMKKGLNIENVSKQEKIIDRQPNRIATILYTSGTTGKPKGVPLTHTNLLHQIRSLACVANPSPGAPVLSVLPIWHSYERSAEYYFFSCGCTQTYTSIRHLKEDLPRVKPIVMATVPRLWESIKLGFEDAVDKMPRLRKTLIKSAISNSKAYKLARRKLYFLTIESVSSFEQIISCIEILLRYPIHRISSIYLWPKILTKICGGKLRFPISGGGAIAPHIDSFFEALGVELLVGYGLTETSPVLTCRRPWRNIRGGAGQPLPETEIKIVDPETFQIKKLRQKGLVLARGPQIMSGYLGKRSESKKVLDATGWFNTGDLGMLLSDGSLILTGRAKDTIVLSSGENIEPGPLEECLIASPLIEQALLLGQDQKYLAALIVPRIDHVKEWLAERGVNSKVVLGISHENYELRQSLKLEMNQALANRLGSRREERLFSIALVEPFTIENGLLTQTLKQKREKIIQRDLKLVNEIYGL, encoded by the coding sequence ATGACAAAAACTAACTCAAAAAAAAATATATTTTCTTCTGAGGATGCTTTGGCTTTTTGGATCCCTAATAGGAAAGAGGAACAAGCAATTAATAGAAGATCTCATCTTAATAAGATCACTCAAGTTGATGAGATTTGGGAACTATTAAAAGTTCAGTTAGGGGAGGTATTGGCTGTTGATTCACCAAATACTTTCCACCCAGAAAGCTTTACATATGAAGAACTTGCAGAAAATATTTCTATGGCAGCATCTGCTTTTTCTCAGGTCGGAGTAGAACCTGATGAGGTGGTCGCTCTTTTTGCCGAAAATAGTCCTAGATGGCTCATCGCCGATCAAGGTCTTATGCGAATAGGTGCAACAGACTCTGTTAGAGGTGCGACTGCTCCATCAAGTGAACTTAGATATATTCTTGAAGACTCAAATGCGGTTGGATTGATTGTTCAAAACTCCGATGTATGGGGAAGACTTTCGCTTAATGATGATCAAATAAATAATTTGAAATTTGTTCTTCAACTTGAGGGTAAAGCTTGTGAAGGCGTTTTTGAATGGGAGACTTTTATGAAGAAAGGATTGAATATAGAAAATGTAAGTAAACAGGAGAAAATAATTGATAGGCAACCAAACAGAATAGCAACCATTTTATATACTTCTGGAACGACTGGTAAACCTAAAGGAGTTCCACTAACACATACTAATTTATTACATCAAATTAGATCACTAGCTTGCGTAGCGAACCCTTCTCCAGGTGCGCCTGTATTAAGTGTCTTGCCAATTTGGCATTCATATGAACGTAGTGCAGAATATTATTTTTTTTCTTGTGGTTGTACTCAAACATATACATCAATTAGGCATCTTAAGGAAGATTTGCCAAGGGTTAAGCCAATAGTAATGGCAACAGTTCCAAGGCTTTGGGAGTCAATAAAGTTAGGGTTTGAGGATGCTGTTGATAAAATGCCGAGACTGAGAAAGACCTTGATAAAAAGTGCGATTTCTAATAGTAAGGCATATAAATTGGCACGAAGAAAACTTTATTTTTTAACTATTGAGAGTGTTTCTAGTTTTGAACAAATTATCTCTTGTATAGAGATTCTTTTACGGTACCCCATTCATAGAATTTCCTCTATTTATCTATGGCCAAAAATCCTTACCAAGATTTGTGGAGGAAAATTGAGATTCCCAATTAGTGGTGGAGGTGCAATTGCTCCGCATATTGATTCTTTCTTTGAAGCTTTAGGTGTTGAATTATTAGTTGGTTATGGCTTAACAGAAACTAGTCCAGTCCTTACATGTAGAAGGCCTTGGAGAAATATACGTGGGGGTGCAGGTCAACCATTGCCAGAGACTGAGATAAAAATAGTAGATCCTGAAACATTCCAAATAAAAAAACTGCGTCAAAAAGGTTTGGTTCTTGCGCGTGGTCCTCAAATAATGTCTGGTTATTTAGGAAAACGATCTGAATCGAAGAAGGTTTTAGATGCTACCGGCTGGTTTAATACTGGAGATTTAGGGATGTTGCTTTCTGATGGATCCTTAATCCTGACTGGAAGAGCAAAAGATACGATTGTGCTAAGTAGTGGAGAAAATATTGAGCCTGGACCTTTGGAGGAATGTTTGATTGCTAGTCCATTGATTGAGCAGGCTTTGCTATTGGGTCAAGATCAAAAATATCTTGCTGCTTTGATTGTTCCAAGAATTGATCACGTAAAAGAATGGCTGGCAGAAAGGGGTGTGAATTCAAAAGTTGTTCTTGGAATATCTCATGAAAATTATGAATTAAGACAATCTCTAAAATTGGAAATGAATCAAGCACTGGCAAATCGTCTCGGATCTAGAAGAGAAGAGAGATTATTTTCAATTGCCTTGGTAGAGCCATTTACAATAGAAAATGGTTTGTTAACGCAAACTCTTAAGCAAAAACGTGAAAAAATTATCCAACGTGATTTGAAACTTGTAAATGAAATATATGGTTTGTAA
- the deoC gene encoding deoxyribose-phosphate aldolase, with product MSKNSLEEAHANISNVIYQAVLNPHFNKEMIVQACDASKQSGFAGLCTSLTTLPIARERLGSKSNTKLISLIAFPFGFIPTSNKQKEAEYAIEKGAEELDLVPNYFALKEGNIELFAEEINQISELGIPVRVIIDANIIFNSSKLSMAIDALIDAGAIGIQIGNGFGPSISKEQTNHVSKIVKNRCSIKTVGGIKTFDQAIELIEAGSTYIGTSFGFEITQGQKEKE from the coding sequence ATGAGTAAAAACAGCTTGGAAGAAGCACATGCCAATATTTCTAATGTAATTTATCAAGCAGTCCTAAATCCTCATTTCAATAAAGAAATGATTGTCCAGGCTTGTGATGCATCCAAGCAAAGTGGCTTCGCAGGCTTATGCACTAGTCTTACAACTCTACCAATTGCACGTGAAAGGTTAGGGAGCAAAAGTAATACAAAATTGATATCATTAATTGCTTTCCCTTTTGGCTTCATCCCAACTTCTAATAAACAAAAAGAAGCCGAGTATGCAATAGAGAAAGGAGCAGAAGAGTTAGATCTTGTTCCAAATTATTTTGCTTTAAAAGAAGGAAATATAGAACTTTTTGCTGAAGAAATAAATCAAATAAGTGAACTTGGTATTCCAGTAAGAGTAATAATTGATGCAAATATAATCTTCAACTCATCAAAACTTTCTATGGCAATAGATGCTTTAATTGATGCAGGCGCAATTGGAATTCAAATAGGTAACGGTTTTGGTCCATCCATCTCAAAAGAGCAAACCAATCATGTCTCTAAAATTGTTAAGAATCGCTGCTCAATTAAAACTGTTGGAGGAATTAAAACTTTTGATCAAGCAATTGAACTCATTGAAGCAGGGTCAACATATATTGGAACAAGTTTTGGTTTTGAAATTACCCAAGGACAAAAGGAAAAGGAGTAA
- a CDS encoding PLP-dependent aspartate aminotransferase family protein yields MGSVKRDKEFSTGVNTRVIHHKENFSEGTGSIMPPIFPTSTFVHGNEGGFDYTRSGNPNFRILESVLSDLEECQFASVFSSGVAAITAIVSTLKTGDLILCEENLYGCTVRLFEQVFNRFGLKTQWIDFTKPNFQEVISNHKPAMIWIESPTNPLLKIIDIEGICHFSNKMEIPVVVDNTFATPLLQRPLKLGATLSLTSTTKFINGHSDALGGAVCTESAIWRDKLNFAQKALGLNPSPFDCWLITRGIKTLPLRIERQVNNASTIANQLADHPAIKYVRYPFRNDHPQCKLAKRQMAMGGAIVTATANTTQAQTYSFCKSLHYFKMAESLGGIESLVCHPATMTHASVSKETKLKIGITDSLIRFSVGCEDIEDLSADLNQALGTIS; encoded by the coding sequence ATGGGATCAGTTAAAAGAGACAAGGAGTTCAGCACTGGAGTAAACACAAGAGTCATTCATCACAAAGAGAATTTTTCTGAAGGAACCGGATCAATAATGCCGCCAATCTTTCCAACCTCAACCTTCGTTCATGGCAATGAAGGTGGCTTTGACTACACTCGTTCAGGAAATCCAAATTTTCGAATTCTTGAATCAGTTTTGTCTGATCTGGAAGAATGTCAGTTCGCAAGTGTATTTAGTTCTGGAGTCGCTGCGATCACAGCAATAGTCTCCACTCTAAAGACTGGAGACTTAATCCTTTGTGAGGAGAACCTTTATGGATGTACGGTGAGATTATTTGAACAAGTTTTTAATCGTTTTGGATTAAAAACTCAATGGATAGACTTTACTAAACCCAATTTCCAAGAAGTCATTTCAAATCACAAACCCGCGATGATTTGGATCGAAAGTCCTACTAACCCACTCCTTAAAATTATTGATATTGAAGGGATTTGTCATTTCTCAAATAAAATGGAAATACCTGTTGTTGTAGACAATACTTTTGCAACACCTCTATTACAAAGACCTCTTAAACTTGGAGCGACCTTATCTTTAACTAGCACGACCAAGTTTATCAATGGTCACTCAGATGCACTTGGAGGTGCAGTATGCACCGAGAGTGCTATCTGGAGAGACAAGCTAAATTTCGCCCAGAAAGCTCTTGGATTAAACCCTTCTCCCTTTGATTGCTGGCTTATTACACGAGGAATAAAAACTCTTCCACTTCGCATAGAAAGACAAGTTAATAATGCATCTACAATAGCTAATCAACTAGCCGACCATCCAGCAATAAAATATGTTCGATATCCTTTCAGGAATGATCATCCACAATGTAAATTGGCAAAAAGACAAATGGCTATGGGAGGAGCAATTGTTACTGCAACTGCTAACACAACCCAAGCTCAAACCTATTCATTTTGTAAAAGTCTGCATTACTTCAAAATGGCAGAAAGTCTCGGAGGAATTGAAAGTCTTGTTTGCCATCCAGCCACAATGACACATGCTTCAGTGTCCAAAGAAACAAAATTAAAAATTGGAATTACTGATTCACTTATTCGATTTTCTGTTGGATGTGAGGACATTGAAGACTTAAGTGCTGATTTAAATCAAGCCTTGGGAACTATCTCTTGA
- the cysK gene encoding cysteine synthase A, giving the protein MSRIYEDNSFAIGHTPLVKLNSITKNAKATVLAKIEGRNPAYSVKCRIGANMIWDAEKKGLLNKDKVIIEPTSGNTGIALAYTAAARGYKLILTMPESMSIERRRMMAVLGAELILTEAAKGMPGAIAKAKEIADGDPQKYFMPGQFDNPANPEIHFKTTGPEIWDDTDGQIDVLVSGVGTGGTITGVSRFIKQEKNHSLLSVAVEPTHSPVITQTLNGEEVKPGPHKIQGIGAGFIPKNLDLSVVDQVEQVSNDESIAMALRLAQEEGLLVGISCGAAAAVAVRLAEKEEFSGKTIVVVLPDLAERYISSIMFENVPTGVIKEPSLA; this is encoded by the coding sequence ATGTCCAGAATCTATGAAGACAATAGTTTTGCTATTGGTCATACACCATTAGTTAAGCTTAATTCGATTACAAAAAACGCAAAAGCAACAGTACTTGCAAAGATAGAAGGCCGTAACCCTGCCTACAGCGTCAAATGTAGAATTGGAGCGAATATGATCTGGGATGCTGAGAAGAAAGGTTTACTCAATAAAGATAAAGTAATTATTGAACCAACATCTGGAAATACTGGAATAGCCCTTGCTTATACAGCTGCTGCTCGAGGTTACAAGTTAATCCTCACAATGCCTGAGTCCATGTCAATTGAACGTCGGAGAATGATGGCCGTTCTTGGTGCTGAATTAATACTTACTGAAGCAGCGAAAGGAATGCCTGGCGCCATAGCGAAAGCGAAGGAAATAGCAGATGGCGACCCTCAAAAATACTTCATGCCAGGACAATTTGATAATCCAGCTAATCCAGAAATACATTTCAAAACAACAGGTCCTGAAATTTGGGATGATACCGATGGTCAAATTGATGTTTTAGTCTCTGGCGTCGGGACCGGTGGCACAATAACAGGTGTTTCTCGCTTCATAAAGCAAGAAAAAAATCATTCATTATTATCTGTTGCCGTAGAGCCCACTCATAGCCCAGTAATAACACAAACTCTCAATGGAGAAGAAGTAAAACCAGGACCTCACAAAATTCAAGGCATTGGGGCTGGTTTTATTCCTAAGAATCTTGACTTATCCGTAGTCGATCAAGTTGAGCAAGTCTCGAATGATGAGTCTATTGCAATGGCATTACGATTAGCACAAGAAGAAGGTCTACTAGTTGGGATATCATGTGGTGCTGCTGCCGCTGTGGCTGTAAGATTGGCCGAAAAAGAAGAGTTCTCTGGAAAGACAATCGTTGTAGTTCTACCTGACCTTGCCGAAAGATATATCTCATCCATAATGTTTGAGAATGTTCCTACAGGCGTTATTAAAGAACCATCATTAGCTTGA
- a CDS encoding PLP-dependent transferase yields the protein MTERNLLIDPCWSSKDLGEPLPSRPHAVSVALPRWEDVIAYEEKVPSCLNSLKAIYPRFGFHPFVAEVARKSLAFHGESHQSSWPYPNRASALSAQQYCHRKYSDCSSKIKDFLGISCLIVDQRSSPSAKAFWQHTGLGLSSREAAIALGREKRPSTSDGHCAREELLNRLANIYDCHKSLIRLHRSGMAALTTILSGIYCIKGKSSTLQIGFPYVDVLKLPQNIFQGSDLIVQTQLSHIKEEIDKKNPAALIIEIPSNPLLQCVDLISISKLAKDKNIPVIVDDTIGSSINVHLTPYADVIFSSLTKSFAGRGDILAGSSVISPYSKWKKELTEIIPKVALSTLSDSDAIELALTSRDVKDRLKRLNTSCLKLKEKLETKKEISKVLHPQHCKNFNSLLREGGGYGCLLSFELKGGIEESKRVYDSLRVNKGPSLGTNFTLVCPYVQLAHFKELQWADSCGVSEHLLRVSVGLENEDELWSRFNSAI from the coding sequence TTGACTGAAAGAAATTTACTTATTGATCCTTGCTGGAGCTCCAAAGATTTAGGAGAGCCTCTACCGAGCAGGCCACATGCTGTATCTGTTGCATTGCCTAGATGGGAAGATGTAATCGCATACGAAGAGAAGGTTCCATCCTGTTTAAATTCATTAAAGGCAATTTATCCTAGATTTGGGTTTCATCCGTTTGTTGCTGAGGTAGCTCGAAAATCACTTGCATTTCATGGTGAATCACACCAAAGTAGTTGGCCCTATCCCAATAGAGCTTCTGCATTGAGTGCACAACAATATTGTCATCGAAAATATTCGGATTGTTCCTCAAAAATAAAAGATTTTCTTGGTATTTCCTGTCTAATTGTTGACCAAAGGAGTTCCCCTTCAGCAAAAGCTTTTTGGCAACACACTGGTCTTGGATTGTCGTCACGTGAAGCGGCAATTGCCCTAGGAAGAGAGAAAAGACCCTCGACCTCGGATGGTCATTGTGCTCGAGAGGAACTTCTTAATCGTTTGGCAAATATATACGATTGTCATAAAAGTCTTATACGACTACACCGCTCAGGCATGGCTGCCTTAACGACTATTCTTTCAGGGATATATTGTATCAAAGGGAAGTCTTCGACGCTTCAAATAGGCTTCCCATATGTTGATGTACTCAAACTACCTCAGAATATTTTCCAAGGGAGTGATCTCATTGTACAAACACAATTAAGTCATATAAAAGAAGAGATCGACAAAAAGAATCCAGCTGCGTTAATCATAGAAATACCAAGCAACCCTTTATTGCAATGTGTTGACCTCATATCTATTTCAAAATTAGCCAAAGATAAAAATATCCCTGTCATTGTTGACGATACAATCGGTTCATCTATAAATGTTCACTTAACTCCTTACGCAGATGTGATTTTTAGTTCTCTTACAAAAAGTTTTGCTGGAAGAGGAGATATTCTTGCTGGCAGCTCTGTCATTAGCCCATACTCTAAATGGAAAAAAGAATTAACTGAGATAATTCCTAAAGTTGCATTATCTACACTATCTGATTCAGATGCTATTGAGCTGGCATTAACTAGTAGAGACGTAAAGGATCGCTTAAAAAGGTTAAATACATCTTGCTTAAAGCTGAAAGAAAAATTAGAAACAAAAAAAGAAATTTCAAAGGTTTTACATCCTCAACATTGTAAAAATTTTAATTCGCTATTAAGGGAAGGAGGTGGTTATGGATGTCTATTATCTTTTGAACTTAAAGGGGGGATTGAAGAATCAAAAAGAGTTTATGATTCATTAAGAGTAAACAAAGGACCAAGTTTAGGTACAAATTTTACATTGGTTTGTCCATACGTTCAGTTGGCTCACTTTAAAGAATTGCAATGGGCTGACAGTTGTGGCGTCTCAGAACACTTATTAAGAGTATCAGTAGGGCTAGAAAATGAAGATGAATTATGGTCAAGATTTAATTCAGCAATATAA
- a CDS encoding dihydrolipoamide acetyltransferase family protein, which translates to MATHDIFMPALSSTMTEGKIVEWLKKPGDKVERGESVLVVESDKADMDVESFQDGFLASIVMPAGSSAPVGETIGLIVETADEIAAAQANAPSPSTQSSSKEKESSSPQVQEKQASVDSPKATVVTKASPAPLVSESSVNQDQFLNDGRIVASPRAKKLASQMGVDLATVRGSGPHGRIQAEDVQSAKGQPISVPWIAESNAPAKIVSDVPRIEKKSVDSGKPPAPGKSFGSRGETIAFNTLQQAVNRNMEESLNTPCFRVGYSILTDELDDLYKQVKPNGVTMTALLAKAVGLTLARHPQVNAAFSSEGIAYPSQINVAVAVAMEDGGLITPVLQNADKTSLADLSLQWADLVKRARNKQLEPQEYSSGTFTLSNLGMFGVDRFDAILPPGTGAILAVGASLSKVVASKDGSISIKKQMQVNLTADHRVIYGADGALFLKDLAYLIEKNPYSLSS; encoded by the coding sequence ATGGCCACTCATGACATCTTTATGCCTGCTTTAAGTTCAACGATGACTGAGGGCAAAATAGTTGAGTGGCTAAAAAAACCTGGAGATAAAGTTGAAAGAGGTGAGTCAGTTTTAGTTGTTGAGTCAGATAAAGCTGATATGGATGTTGAGTCTTTCCAAGATGGCTTTCTTGCTTCGATTGTGATGCCTGCAGGCAGCTCTGCACCTGTTGGAGAGACAATCGGATTGATCGTTGAGACAGCAGATGAGATCGCTGCGGCTCAAGCAAATGCACCTTCTCCTTCCACTCAATCAAGTAGTAAAGAAAAAGAGAGTTCATCGCCTCAAGTTCAAGAAAAACAAGCCTCTGTTGACTCTCCCAAAGCAACAGTAGTTACAAAGGCATCGCCTGCACCTCTTGTTTCAGAATCCTCTGTAAATCAGGATCAGTTTTTAAATGATGGTCGAATAGTCGCTTCCCCAAGAGCTAAAAAACTTGCTTCTCAAATGGGAGTGGATTTGGCAACTGTTAGGGGCTCAGGACCTCATGGACGAATACAAGCTGAGGATGTTCAAAGTGCAAAAGGGCAACCCATAAGCGTTCCTTGGATCGCAGAAAGTAATGCTCCAGCGAAAATCGTTTCTGACGTGCCTCGCATAGAAAAAAAATCTGTTGACTCTGGTAAGCCACCTGCTCCAGGGAAAAGTTTTGGATCTAGAGGAGAAACAATTGCATTCAATACTCTTCAACAAGCGGTAAATCGGAACATGGAGGAAAGTTTAAATACTCCTTGTTTCAGAGTCGGATATTCAATTCTTACTGATGAATTGGATGATCTTTATAAACAAGTTAAACCTAATGGAGTAACTATGACTGCTTTACTTGCTAAAGCAGTTGGCTTAACCCTGGCTAGACACCCCCAGGTGAATGCAGCTTTTAGTTCTGAGGGGATTGCCTATCCTTCACAAATAAATGTAGCCGTTGCAGTTGCGATGGAGGACGGAGGGTTGATAACTCCAGTGCTGCAAAATGCTGATAAGACGAGCCTTGCTGATTTATCCCTACAATGGGCTGATCTTGTTAAGCGTGCGAGGAATAAGCAATTAGAACCGCAAGAATATAGCAGTGGAACGTTTACACTCTCGAATCTAGGTATGTTTGGTGTGGATCGTTTTGATGCAATTCTGCCCCCAGGGACTGGAGCAATTTTAGCGGTAGGAGCTTCATTGTCTAAAGTTGTTGCTTCTAAAGATGGTTCGATTTCAATCAAAAAACAGATGCAAGTAAATCTTACCGCTGATCACAGAGTGATATATGGGGCTGATGGAGCACTATTCCTGAAGGATTTGGCATACTTAATCGAAAAGAACCCTTATAGCCTTTCGTCTTGA
- the hpf gene encoding ribosome hibernation-promoting factor, HPF/YfiA family, whose translation MKLLIHGRNLELTPSLRDYTKTKIDKATHNFQELVQEADVHLSVARNPRVPQQTAEVTVFANGTVIRAQERSENLYASIDLVANKLARQLRKYKERHNSHNVHNNQSTKSVQNEETQNYSSSDHSLIEGKEPHLPSPGVRRKYFEMEPMTIEQARVQLDLIDHDFYLFREEKGSALRVIYKRNHGGYGVIQEKI comes from the coding sequence ATGAAGCTTCTTATTCATGGACGCAATCTTGAATTAACTCCATCACTTCGTGATTACACCAAAACAAAAATTGATAAAGCAACTCACAACTTCCAAGAATTGGTGCAAGAGGCTGATGTCCATCTCTCAGTCGCTCGAAATCCTCGAGTACCACAACAGACGGCTGAGGTGACTGTTTTTGCAAATGGAACAGTGATAAGAGCCCAAGAAAGAAGTGAAAATCTTTATGCAAGCATTGACTTAGTAGCAAATAAACTTGCACGACAATTACGTAAGTACAAAGAGCGACATAATAGTCATAATGTACATAATAATCAGTCAACGAAATCAGTCCAAAACGAAGAAACTCAAAATTATTCTTCCTCAGATCATTCACTCATTGAAGGTAAAGAACCACATCTACCTAGCCCAGGAGTAAGACGCAAATATTTTGAGATGGAACCTATGACAATTGAGCAAGCAAGAGTCCAATTAGACCTGATTGATCATGACTTCTATTTATTTAGAGAGGAAAAAGGGTCAGCTTTACGAGTCATCTACAAGAGAAATCACGGAGGATATGGCGTAATCCAAGAAAAAATATAG
- the lipB gene encoding lipoyl(octanoyl) transferase LipB: MNKKLHSVLPESGPNSNLDLTPQLAQSSSAFLFEPKKIVPFETALGWQKNFQKSLIEEPFSPQAVWLLEHFPCFTIGRGSDKKNLLFEENKSPLPVFSIERGGEVTHHMPGQIVGYLVLNLSLHKKDLSWYLRELEQVLIDVLDLLGIDGKRLDGLTGVWCEDKKVGSIGIGCKRWVTQHGFSLNVDCDLIGFEKIIPCGLDNMKVGKLSDWIPGIKVCDVTPLLRESVKRRFKLNWEKIN, translated from the coding sequence ATGAATAAGAAGCTTCATTCTGTTTTGCCTGAATCAGGGCCTAATAGCAACTTAGATCTAACCCCTCAACTTGCACAATCTTCTTCCGCTTTTCTTTTTGAACCTAAAAAAATTGTGCCATTTGAGACTGCGTTAGGTTGGCAGAAGAATTTTCAGAAAAGCCTTATTGAGGAACCGTTCTCACCACAAGCAGTATGGTTACTTGAGCATTTTCCTTGTTTCACAATAGGTAGAGGTAGCGACAAAAAAAATTTATTATTTGAAGAAAATAAATCTCCTTTACCAGTTTTTAGTATCGAGAGAGGAGGTGAAGTTACGCATCACATGCCTGGACAGATTGTTGGATACCTGGTTCTAAATTTAAGTCTTCACAAAAAAGACTTATCTTGGTATTTGAGAGAATTGGAGCAAGTGCTGATTGATGTTCTTGACTTGTTGGGCATAGATGGGAAGAGGCTAGATGGATTAACAGGAGTTTGGTGTGAAGATAAAAAGGTTGGTTCAATAGGAATTGGTTGCAAGAGATGGGTGACTCAGCATGGATTTTCATTAAATGTAGATTGTGATTTAATTGGTTTTGAAAAGATAATTCCTTGTGGACTAGATAATATGAAAGTAGGGAAATTGAGTGATTGGATACCTGGCATCAAAGTCTGTGACGTTACGCCTCTTTTAAGGGAATCTGTTAAAAGACGTTTTAAATTGAACTGGGAAAAAATAAATTAA